TTTCGATCAGATCCGACGTTACCTGTTCGTTGATTTGGCGCAGCTTCCCGTTCGATTCGCCACACACCAGCCGAGCTATCCGGTCGTTCGGGCAGGTAACGATGGTGCTGGCCAGTATCCGACCCCCCACCACCTCATAGTACTCCAGCTCCGTCTGCAGCAGGTACGGTATCTCCTGTGGCATAAAGTCGAGCAACCGGGCCCGAACGCTCTGCACGATCAGCTGTTCCGGCGGCTGGTCCGTGTGTTCGTCCGGCAGATGTTCCCACGGCTGCTGTTTCGCGTTCGCGTGTATGAACGACATTACCTCCCGCAGCCCATCGCCGGTCATGGCAGAGACCATAAATATTTCCGTGAAATGGGGCCATCCTTCCACCCGCGATGGAGATGTAATCTCTTTCCCTTCCATACCGTCGCTCGGTGCCTTCTCTTCAGCGCCAGCATCCCTGCTCTTCCGGCGCCGAGTTGGCGGACCGTAGTTCCGGATGCTTGCCAGCTGATCGCACGTCAGGTTTCGCACAATGTCCAGCAGGATGCGCTTCGATTTCAACGTATCGATTTTGTTCAGTATCAGAAAGCTCGGTATGTGGGCGTACTCTGCCAGTACACGCAACAGCACCGGACTGAGCGCGTGACGTGTCCACGAGTTCGACACATCGTGCACCACACCGATTAGGGCCGAATGTTGGATAGCATGCCGGCACGCAGACACGAATTGTGTGTCCAGCTGGTGCTTCTTAATTTCCCGGCTACCGACGAGCCCCGGTGTGTCGAACAGGATTGCCTGCGAGTTTGCTTTGCTGTGGATCGCCTTCGAAGCCTTTCTCGTGGTGTGCACCTTGGCCGACACGGGACAGACCTGTGGGATGGAAGAGGAACACGCCAGCTTAGTAACAATCGCATGAAAGGAATAACTCTCCCCTCCAAAACTTACTCGTTGATCTATCAATCGATTAATCAGTGTACTTTTGCCAGCATTTGGCATTCCCACGATGGCCACTTTGATGAGCCGTTCCGTGCTATTGCTGTCGGCTGGTGTGTTCGACTGCTCCGTTCCACTGTCGTTGCTTACATTCTCTGACAACCGGGCACTAAAGCACCGCTGGCAGTGCTGCAGGCCCAGGAATGGTGCTGGACCGATCCGGATTCttcgcagcaacagcaaagccATCCCAATGTCGTGCATTACGACGAAAGGTTGAAGAAAAACGCGACCGGTCGGTGCAAAAAACGCTGCAACTTTCGGCCTTTgttgtgattttaattttcGTATTTTGTTATGTCACACGCGACAGCTGTCAACCAGCGGTTACACGGTTGCCAGATTGCTGAATTTATAAAATTGTGTCGTTCCGTGCTGCCAGATCGtccaaaattttaaatgttttaacgTATTATTTATCATAGTTCAACCATAACGCTACGAGAGACGGTGAACATTAattttggtgcaaaaaaaaaaatatttaaattatttaaaaaatacttcAAATGCACCAATCGTATCAAAAGATAATAAtattgaaattaaacaaacgaaATAAACGACACACTACCGTGCTGGCAGCACTGCGGCATTCCACCAATCAGAAGCGACCACATACGAGGCCCACAAAATGCGCAGCTTGATGGGGTGGAATTCCCTACACTTTGCAGTAGCCCATTCACACTAGTGCAACGCTTGCATGGTTGTTTCATCAGAAAACTTTTCCTCCTAGCGCCCTTCGCGGGTTCCTCGAGAAAAAGGAGAGGCAAACGGTataaaagaaaagcaacgGCATGGTGTGCGGTTTCCAGCACATCCATTCAAGCAAGCCAACGGAAAAGAAGTGAAAAGTGCGAGTGACCTCCAGTGAGTGAGTTAGGTTCTACACAAACAAAGAAAGTCATTCAGTAAAGGAACGCAACTTTTATAAAAGTGGAAGCAGAAGAAACGATGGCAGCATGATAGTGTAAAGCGAAACACGTATCTCACGGTTCAAAGTGGCCTACTTTCCGTGATTTGTATCATCACATCACATTTGGATTCATCTCTTTCGGTGCGCCAACGTGGCACCACCCCCTGGACTCGCAGGGTGAAAATTCTAGaacatcgtcatcatcaccaaCCACAACCATCATGGCTACCCCAATCTTTATCACCGTACCGACCAAGTACATCCCCATTAACGTGGCTCCAGCGGTGGTGGCCAAACCGCCGACCAGCATAACACCGGTCAAACCGTTGGCCAAACGGCCCGCCTCGGTTGCTCCGTCGTCGGTGGCCTCCGACGACGAATCCTCCTCGATGGATGAGTTTATCGTACGCGGCAAGAAGCGCCGCCTCGATCATCTCACCTGGGAGGAGAAGATTCAACGGAAGTAAGTGTCCCAGCATCACTCACGCACGATTTCCCCCCCTCTCACCTGTCCTTATTTCTCACTTTCCAATTATTTCTCACCCTGTTTCCCCATATCAGAAAGTTGAAAAATCGTGTCGCCGCCCAGACGTCGCGCGACCGGAAGAAGGCCAAAATGGAAGAAATGGAAAAGACGATCCAGGAACAGTCGGAACAGATCGAGCACCTGCAAAACCGGTGCAGCGCACTGGACTCGGAGAAGAGTTCCATGTACGACAAGTATCTAGACCTGGAGCGACGGTTCGAGGATCTGCAGAAGCGCTTGCTGGCTCAGgaattgcagcagcagcagaaccaaGACCAGAAGGTGAAGCAGGAACCGCAGGAAGATGACGTCGTCAAGGGTAGTGTGGGTTGCGTTACTGCCGGGCGCCAAACGGGATCAGCAGCATCCCCACGATGCCCTCAGCAGCAGGGACTGTACAAGTGCGGTCCGGCGGAAGCGCAAACGACACTCCCCTCGACGGCGAGCAGCGACCCGCGGCTGGCAGCCCTCTGGAAGATCATTGCCATCTGCCTGCTCTACAAGACATGTTCGAAGATTTCGACGTGTCCCAGCTCGAAGAGCTTGCCGAAAGCCTGCTCGCAGGTGTCGGCGCAGACCTGGAAGACATTGATCGAGCAGGCCGCCCGGCTAATGCCGAAGGCGACCGCACCGGCCAGCGCCTGTCTGGATCAGTGGTGGGGCCCGCAGCAGAACTCCTGGAATCCGGTCGACCGGAGACCCCTACGGGAAATCGCCTAATACTGACCACGCACAACTACAGCAAGTCGCCGTTTTACGAGCACTCCGATGCAGCGGCAGCACCAGCACAGCCACCGGTAGTGACAATTCAGCCCAAGAGAGAGCGGGATGAGCTGGAAGGGTCGATTGCGACAACCCTACAGCACCACCAACCCGCCCCAACCCTAGCGACCACCAGCAGTGATACACTCTACGGCACGTACGACAACGAAACGAACTGCATTACCATTGTACTGGCGGGAGATGAGGAACAGGTCAGCGAAACGACGACAGTCACCTGCATGGAGGACGGTGAGGCCGTCGCATTAGGCGAGGAGTTAGTTCTGGTAGatcagcaggagcagcagcagcagcaggtggaGCCGATGGAAGAAAACTGTCCAACGTCGGTCCTCCCGTCGGAACCATTCTGCCCACTTGCACCGATCACGATCAGGCCACCTTCGCCGCTGCAGGATCTGCTGTCCCCGATCGCACCCCAACCGCTCAAGAGTCCCGGTGGGTTCTCGAGCGTGTCCGATGCCGGGTACGAATCGGTCGGATCGCCAACACCCGCCTCGATTGCTTGCAATACAATATCGCCCACCGATCCCAGCACGATGTCACTCGATTACGAGCTGTGCGACGATTTCAACACATTCTGGAACTTGGACCCACTGTTTCCGATTCTGGAGTGAGCGTCGTCCCACTCGCTAGTTATCGATGCCCTGTCGAACTGTTTTGTTATATTGTTCCCCACCCCCACCCATGTACAAAGTGTAAAGTCAGTTACCGTTTAATATTAGCGTTGTTTCGTTCGTTCTAATGCTTATTTATATAATAATAGAAGAGAAGGGCTACAGTGTAACGCTGTACACGTAACTAAGTGTAGGAACGTAAGCGGAGCCGTAGATTGTACCATTGTTTAAAAGTTTAAGGATCTCTCTGGCAGAATAATTGCACTAAGTTCTCAGCATCACGTACAAAGCTTGTCAATCCTTCTGATAGTGTAATGATTTGTTAATGATTTAAagcatttctttattttacccAATTAAAATCGTTAAAATGAGCGACTTGAAAGGGCAGATGTGCAAAGATTATAAATTAAtatatagaaaaaaagaaataaaatcatttctttcacacaaaccacaacaaaacGATGCGTAcaaaaaattgatttgttttagaaagaaatcaaacATGCAATTACTGTATCTATCGATTTTTAGATTATTACATGCATGATGAAATGTGGAGAGAAGAGGTTATTTAGAAGGTCGGTCGAATTTCTCGATCCTTCTTCAAATGACGCGTGGAAGTTGAGGGCGATGGCGTATAAATAAATCGAATCCACTTAATTATTCAACGTATGGGGgaacggtccatttggggctcgGACTCATCACGGGGGCATGTTTTGTTACATCGTTGTGTTCAAGTTGTACCATGTACCATGAGAACGACCCAACTTTCATTGGCTATGTATTGATTTTAAGCCTATCGAATGGCTTAATAGCAGTGACAATTGAGCAGCAAAATAGACGAAGTAaggaaataaacgaaaaaaaattgaaaagatGAGTATTAACTTTTTaatggaaaattaaaaacgAATATATTCCCAAGATTTAGCAGCAATACGTACACATTAACAATAAAGtatgaaaaaacaaatataacattccaaatggataaaaaagataattgaaaaaatgaataaaagattttgaaagaaaattataaaatacttCTCTTATCTAGAATTTACTGCAGCTTAAAGAGCATTATTACTCATcgcattgtttaattgtttacaCTTTGTGTAAgaatggaaattgaaaaaaagataCATTTCTATAATTGCCTGCTCATGTCGTAGAAGAGGAGAGCCACCCAGTTAATTAAATCGATTTTTGCACATGCAAACCTGAACTTcagccaaagaaaaaacaatccaaacaACCGTTTAACAAGCGTGCAAAACGAATCGTAACGATGTTGCCGGAAATGTACCAGCACACGAACGAGACCCGCGCGCACGCGTAAGTAAAGCAAGACGAATGTGTTAATCTTCCATCATTCATATCTCGCAATCGCAACAAAATCCCATTTCTGCCTCCCCGAGTGATGGGCTCGGTGGGTTGGGACCGATGATAAAATTGCatattttctctctcgctctctccctgtCTCTCACTGTTCATCGGTTGCAATTAGTGTGCAACGTGTTTCACCGCGAAGACGATATCGTCTTCGCAGCGCACCATTGATGGCCTTGAACCTATCGCCGATTTTCCTGCTGGCCTCGAGCAGAAGAAAACAGGAATCCCTTTTGCACTTACCACCCCAAACGCAGAACCTGTTTCCCCTTTTGTCCCGAGGGGGGAGAAGAACACATCACATcgggtgatgatgatgtacCTCGTCGTATGTTAAGTTGTCTTATATTTAATGGTACGCGACAGTGCACGCACGAGCCATTCGTGTGCCCAATCGAAATACGAAATGCAGCGGCGGTCCTATCGGTTACTATTTTTGCTAGTGCTTGCTTTGTTGGCAACCTGTGGCCATTGTGAGGATGTTGCAGGAGAAGAGGAAAACGAAACGGCGGCTCCCGTAACGGTTGCTGAGATGGTGGATGAACCGGCGCCAACGGAGCGTACTGATCACGTGTACCGTAGTGGCTGCCGGTGTGCGAACGTGAATTGTCCCAGAGTGAACAGTGATGGGTTGGAGGAGAGTGACTGTGAACCGTGCTGCTTGGAGGAACAGTTAACCACTGTGACTGATCAATCCGGTGACGAAAGTGCTACCGAGCAGAGTGATTTTACTATGGATAGTACCACAACcactaccatcaccaccacgacCACAACCACACCCGCTCCAAGGACACACGGTCGAATGGTGCGTTTTGGAGCAGGGAAACGACGGATGTCCCGTCCAACGACGACCGAACCGCAGCGCAGAACAACGGCAAACTCGCGCACGGTGCTCAATCGACGCGGTCTTTTTAATCCGGAACTGCGAAACCGCTACCTGGGACGATTCCGTAGCACTACGGCAGCACCGGACAATTAGATAAGGCCACGCACGACGTAGTTTAACTATTAAAGATGcacaaaacattaaataaattacattgCAGACTACATACCATTTCACTAACATCACTGTTCGTGTTTTTCGCTTCATTTCGGTGTATAAAAGAAGGTAATCCTTGTAAAAGGCGTATTAAAGCGATCAACGTTCATAATTATTTGCGCACGTTCTTTAGTTTTTCTTCAAACCGATCGACGGACAGTCTGGGATGGTGTGTCGTCTGCTGATTGCCCCATTTTCAACACGATATATCAACTGCCTTAAACCTTCTTTACAATCTGCACCACATCCTCATCGTTCAGCACGTGATCGATACCGACCTTTTGCGGTTGATGCTTGACGGACGAACCCCACACAAGTGCACTGTTGGAGttgggagagagaaagaaagcaaaaaaagcccCAATAAACGAAGCgcctttttaaattaaagatACAACGGCTTTACTTACTATTTAAATTCTTTAGCAATCGTTCGGTGAAGCTTGTTACAGAAACTTTCTACGGTAGTATGCTCGTGGTGCAGTACAATCGGTGAGCTGTAGTCCGGCAGCTGGCCCTTCGGTTTGGTATAGCTGCAAAAGAGAAGGCAACAAAATAATGGTGTGTAAGCACcacatttttaccattttcacACCATTAAGGACCACTTACATTCGCACCAGCTTCAGATACTGCCACATCATATCGAGCAAATCATCAAAGTTCCAGTGGTGATGGGCAGAGATCGGTACGCAGTGCGGGATTTTATAGATGACGTCCAGCTCCTCGATCGAAATCTGATCGATCTTGTTCAGCAGATAGATGCACGGGATGTAAATGCGGTTGCCCTCGATCACGTCGATCAGATCGTCCGCCGTCGCATCGTACTTCAGCGTAATGTCCGCATTATGAATCTTGTACTCGCCCAGAATCGTCTTCACCGTGTCCAGGTCCAGCTCCGACTGTGCTACGGTGGCGTTCAGGTTCACTCCACCCTTGTCCTTCCGACGGTAGGAAATGTTCGGCGGCTGCTTGTTCAGCCGCAACCCGAACCCTTCCAACTCGTGCTCGAGCAGCTTCTTGTGCGTGAGCGGTTTCAGCACGTCCAGCACCATGAAAATCAGATTGCAGGTACGTGCCACCGCAATTACCTGCCGACCGCGACCCTTACCATCCTTCGCACCTTCGATGATTCCGGGCAAATCCAGCAGCTGTATCTTGGCGCCCTTGTACTTGATACAGCCCGGCACGGTCGTCAGCGTGGTGAACTCGTATGCGGCCACCTCCGAGTAGACACCGGCCAAATTGGACAGCAGGGTCGATTTGCCGACCGAGGGAAACCCGACAAAGCCGACCCGGGCGTCACCGGTTTTGGAAACTTCGAAACCCTGTTCCGATGCACCGCCGCCACCCTTGGGAGTGATGAGCTCGCGCCGCAGCTTGGCCAACCGTGCCTTCAGCAAGCCCAAATGTCCCGCCGTAGCCTTGTTACGTTGGGTACGAGCCATCTACGGGTTGAAACGGAACCGCCGGaccgaaaacacacacacacaaaaacacaacaaatcaTCATAACCTCGAGCGCAGTTCGATGGGTGGGATGGATGGGTTTCCACAAGTGCCGGACGTGGCCAGCGCTTTGTTGCCTTACCTCCGACTCGATTTGAGCAATCTTTTCCAGAATCGTACTCATCTTGCACGCTCTTGCAGCAGCACGGAGTTGGTCAAATAAATGAACGAACGAGATAAATCATGGATagtggcagcagcacacaAATTCTGTAATTTTCCGGCGAAATATCGTGGTGTGTGCGATCGTGTACGTTCAGGTGGATTAATAATATCAGGTTGTGCAATCTgaagcattttgacaattcgtcacttgacgtaaggcccccaggattcaaactttgtttgcttttttttaacctttaagttggcaaccggatacccgggtatttttttcagcttcgaactgcaataacttttgattcattgcatttattgacctgaaattttccgtagcctcccaacttttaatttatgattttttggtgcataagttgtaattttaaacagctcgtatgtattttattttaatttttttttaactttaccacgtaagttggcaaccagcatacccgggtattccatacattttgtatggagaatgacgtttctcttcttcctcttttcgtattgtgctaattttcgagtcaaattcaacccaagtgacattttcgagttGCTGGAAGCTTAAAGTGCAGGCTTAAAACTGGCTTAAAGAGCAAGCGATATTGCagagtttaagcttattataacagttgaaacgtcagagtgaagcgtttttttctggtgcctttttgagaattgtcatcacgttgtgcacaagctaccggaacaaaacaaaacatgcgtaATCTTCAATCcgtatcaaacaaaaagtttattataaaatactctttcacgttgttttgttactttccTTGCGTTTCTCCGCTATTCTGATACTCCTGGATAGATCGTTTTCTTCTTACtcagtgttttggttgttgaacACCGGAGACGAAACTGCAAGCTTCTTGTTTGTCCGGCTTCTACCGAAGTTCTGACATAAACATCAACGCTTCAACACATCGTTGTTCACTCACACATCCATGTTTTCAAGGGTTGTATGAGGCAATGGGTTAAATCGAGCTGTTCACAAggagtttaagctaaaaatgtagaacagttgtcacctgggaagcgattccaaatttcaatttgaccgttagttttatcataaaatgaaaaaaaacttaatgaataacccaagtgccacaaatccactaaacgaccactaaacgccttctaaacgcctcaaattctctacctaaacggaatatagaaagacttcgtttagcagacggcaaacgactcatgcattctaaaaatagcaaaaaagctggtggcgccatctgtttgtgggatacccaacctgtggagcttcctcgcttggaggagagctttctcatttcctctgtactgttgtatggtttcgcattgaagttatgcatcgctagaactagaacggcgatacgattgtttaaatactaaactccaacggaaaccaccagtactgaagcaagtgagatttgagtaatggtcgttggtgtggatacccacgtatctgaccacatgaccattcatatagatttttgctcagaaagttagaaggctatataggtcattataagatgaaacttgtcgaaacacattgcaagaaaaggatagcaatataatgatgagttgtaatacgccatctattgatcaaaccaatgaagctgtgaagctttcattttttcctatggatattcaattttccagtcgtttaagcttaatctgtggcgcttgggaaatgaaatagaagagaatatatggtcggcattacttgcttacagcattaaaatatagaaagcattgttaacctatgaaaatcgttaattttttgcatcaaaacctGTGGAATACctgggtatgccggttgccaacttacgtgtgtaaatctggttgccaactctacggttaattGATTCCTTATATTTTTCTCCcacatttttcaattaaatattctttaaaaatatatgttgGGCTTTGCGAGTTCTTATCtaacattaaaatatagattgAAGAGTGTTATTTCATGAATTTATTCTATAGTTCATTGTGTTTCGACATGTTTGAgggtaaaaaatattaaattatttatttttcctgtttttatattttttcctcATTATCTGCAAGCCTCATGGACAATTAAAGTGAGATTAGAACTCTTAttcacatgattttaaatttcgtacctaaacaaatcatcaaatgtTTTGTTAATACAGCAGAACATCGATTATCCGGGGGTGGATTAACCGGCGGGCGGCTTAACCGCGCgcataaatgtgacagctgttcAAACGTACAGCGAACATTTGCAGCGATAGTCAAGAGGGCAACCAGTTTTTTGTGCATCTCTGTAGTATCTAATGGtattttcgaaattcattttttcatAACCAGTTGTTTAAACTATAGTTATTGAttataataatattcaaataaCGATTAACCGATTGATTCAAggtgaattaatcataaaacttGTGTATTATGTGTtgttttatatgaatttgacatttcttggaccattatccgtgcaaatcgattaaccggcaaccgtccggtcccgagctgcccggataatcgacgttctactgtatatctcattttttcgttaaaatcaTTAAACATACAAACATGCACGTAGTAGCCAATAAATCTGTTCTGTTTGTTATGCTTTGTATACGCAAACCAATagttaacggttttaaaatgacgtaaagtccctcaactatggcgaccccccaaAGACCCTTATTCActacctgatatttttaattcacttTGGTGTACGTTTTCGCCCCGTTGGACAAAATGTGAATTTTTGACGTTCAAAACTAgctgcatctcgctcattttctctagCCGTTCTTTAATCGCTTACGGTGCTCGTTTCGAGGTGAgtttctttctccttctcgCTTGTTCTCGCTCGATTTGTCGTATCGTCACATTCGCGCACATCGACgcgtgaaaaatgtaaacaacctGGTGGTTAATACGAAATATAAGTGCTCAATATGGTTGGATGAAAATCAACAGAAAAAGGAGACACgtgtaattttattaattgctGAGAGGGTTTAAATTACTGTGCAACGCAAGGGATCGCCGTTCAAAGTGCTGGCACGCCTGCGGGCGTAGCTGAGCGAGATGTGATGAGGCAAAACATCCGGCGAGAGGGGTAAGTTTgctaaaaaatgtttaattttaagcaTTAGATGAACAATGCGTGCTCTTCTTTACCTTGCAGATTAACAAAATGACATGCTGTGTCAATATTGCGTGAAGTAGTTGCAGTGCGTAATTTGAGGTAGGTAAGATGTGATCGTTCGGTAGTACTACAGATTGAGTTAATCTTGAAGTgagattttcctttttgtctAAGCAACCATCCACTGGTATGGACAGGGGTatggcaacaaaaaacggGACTGCGCCATTATAAAAGAAtgccccaagtgccacaaatccactaaacgaccactaaacgagatctaaacgactcaagggCTCagcctaaacggaatatagaaagacttagtgttgtggatagacgtgccgagccctggattcgccgtagcagttgcgctgctgctggtcgacatccaggaatcgacactgcgctcacgcacactaatacgccgcacttagcgatgcgcgctaagtgtgtgcagagcgcacctaacgcaggagtgtgtaacaggctaccggtcgagcagggctcccggtagggctcacggtgcggctCGTGCGCGCGGCCCCAGACATCAATATATtgtttttgtatcatttaataTGTGTAATAAAGGTGTAAatagttcaaacataaaacttAGTTTAGCAGACGGGTTTAGCTCGCGAAAATTAATGACaggaaatcaaaacaattttgGTCAACTACCCAAACAACAAATCAGAAAATATATTCACCATGGGGCAGGTCGAGTTGGATTATATTCACCTCAACTTATTTTTCGAGTTTATTGGAATAGAAATTcaattacagtagaacgtcgactCGGGACCGGACAGTTGCCGGTTAATCAATTTGCACAGATAATggtccaagaaatgtcaaattcatatacAACTTATAAAATTCACtaattttatgattatttcACCTTTAATCAATCGGTTAATAGTTAGTataaggccgaaaatacacggaccagAATTTTGCGGCCACGGAATTCCGCCTGCTGTTTATCCAAAGTGAGTTGatatatcaggtgggcttatccagtGCAATTTGACGTAAACACGAAAATATGAAGAAAACCTGGTTTGACAGTTAGGTCCATAACAAACTGGatgctttgatgatttttttatggacTAACTCCTAACTCTATCCacaattttcacaattttactCGATATCAAGATGAGATCAATCGGTGGTCTGTTGAACAGGGCCAAAGGAGATATGCGCAGGCACTCTGATAAATTCAGTATAAAATCATATTTGGTTCGGTTGGTACAGTGCTCCTTGCTTGCCATAATTATTGCTCTACCAGAAAGGATTCAATAATTGTTGCCTATGTATCAGATGCGGCAGAAATGATCTTTTTTGGAATATATAGCCTTCAAATCTTCGTTTTAATCCAAGAACAAGCCGTCATGTTTTTTGGCTTATTTCTTCGTGCTATGCCTCAATAAAACCACAAACCATTCCTACGAGATATCTTTTCAACTGCATAGCATACTAGATTTTGTTATGAAACAAACCGTCAAATTGTGTGTCGGTATTGGTCAGAAAGAACACCATAAGCCCACCTGaacaaggtgtatgtatttagaaggttgatttttatcgcttttgatGGGTGACATTGTGGGAGACATATGTCAATCCCtgcatacaaatttcattaccccTCACCAGCCTTCGCCGAATTTTATACCGAAACCCCCGGAACAGTTATGTCAAGTCGAGAAAAGtcattttgctctgaacaacttTCTTGTCATTTATACACCTCCCAAATGACAATCCAGCCTACTCTCAC
This genomic interval from Anopheles merus strain MAF chromosome 3L, AmerM5.1, whole genome shotgun sequence contains the following:
- the LOC121598383 gene encoding LOW QUALITY PROTEIN: uncharacterized protein LOC121598383 (The sequence of the model RefSeq protein was modified relative to this genomic sequence to represent the inferred CDS: deleted 2 bases in 1 codon) → MATPIFITVPTKYIPINVAPAVVAKPPTSITPVKPLAKRPASVAPSSVASDDESSSMDEFIVRGKKRRLDHLTWEEKIQRKKLKNRVAAQTSRDRKKAKMEEMEKTIQEQSEQIEHLQNRCSALDSEKSSMYDKYLDLERRFEDLQKRLLAQELQQQQNQDQKVKQEPQEDDVVKGSVGCVTAGRQTGSAASPRCPQQQGLYKCGPAEAQTTLPSTASSDPRLAALWKIIAICLLYKTFEDFDVSQLEELAESLLAGVGADLEDIDRAGRPANAEGDRTGQRLSGSVVGPAAELLESGRPETPTGNRLILTTHNYSKSPFYEHSDAAAAPAQPPVVTIQPKRERDELEGSIATTLQHHQPAPTLATTSSDTLYGTYDNETNCITIVLAGDEEQVSETTTVTCMEDGEAVALGEELVLVDQQEQQQQQVEPMEENCPTSVLPSEPFCPLAPITIRPPSPLQDLLSPIAPQPLKSPGGFSSVSDAGYESVGSPTPASIACNTISPTDPSTMSLDYELCDDFNTFWNLDPLFPILE
- the LOC121598382 gene encoding GTP-binding protein 128up, with amino-acid sequence MSTILEKIAQIESEMARTQRNKATAGHLGLLKARLAKLRRELITPKGGGGASEQGFEVSKTGDARVGFVGFPSVGKSTLLSNLAGVYSEVAAYEFTTLTTVPGCIKYKGAKIQLLDLPGIIEGAKDGKGRGRQVIAVARTCNLIFMVLDVLKPLTHKKLLEHELEGFGLRLNKQPPNISYRRKDKGGVNLNATVAQSELDLDTVKTILGEYKIHNADITLKYDATADDLIDVIEGNRIYIPCIYLLNKIDQISIEELDVIYKIPHCVPISAHHHWNFDDLLDMMWQYLKLVRIYTKPKGQLPDYSSPIVLHHEHTTVESFCNKLHRTIAKEFKYALVWGSSVKHQPQKVGIDHVLNDEDVVQIVKKV
- the LOC121598381 gene encoding GTPase Era, mitochondrial, with protein sequence MHDIGMALLLLRRIRIGPAPFLGLQHCQRCFSARLSENVSNDSGTEQSNTPADSNSTERLIKVAIVGMPNAGKSTLINRLIDQRVCPVSAKVHTTRKASKAIHSKANSQAILFDTPGLVGSREIKKHQLDTQFVSACRHAIQHSALIGVVHDVSNSWTRHALSPVLLRVLAEYAHIPSFLILNKIDTLKSKRILLDIVRNLTCDQLASIRNYGPPTRRRKSRDAGAEEKAPSDGMEGKEITSPSRVEGWPHFTEIFMVSAMTGDGLREVMSFIHANAKQQPWEHLPDEHTDQPPEQLIVQSVRARLLDFMPQEIPYLLQTELEYYEVVGGRILASTIVTCPNDRIARLVCGESNGKLRQINEQVTSDLIETFGMPVLLTITTRVRNKEPKS